The following coding sequences are from one candidate division TA06 bacterium window:
- a CDS encoding tetratricopeptide repeat protein: MIAKSEIDYKRIIHILMNRAQVLNLIGKNERSLADLNRGLMMSKRYQDKKSQADCLLQFSETYNYLSKYEEILNSAKESLLLYQEIDDKKGQAVSLNNVGYVHDSLGNYPKGLEYYTKSLKIQEEIGDRYSQAASLINIGYVQNMLGDYPKALEYWTKSLKIREEIGDRLGQAMSLNNIARTYLEQEKYEEARDYLTRAEKIAGEIGAKELLRRIYVSFGELGMAETAFSVIPAEAGIHKDLDSHFRGNDISAAIEYAEQALQLAEELKSKTGKAEALLLQARIEKAESKFKEAIAIFEELKQPFETAKAYYYYGRMLTSRIRKPECRTQENTKEAEEYLQKAREIFEKIGAKGWLKKVQAG, translated from the coding sequence ATGATCGCTAAATCCGAAATAGATTACAAAAGGATAATCCACATCCTGATGAACCGGGCCCAGGTGCTTAACCTGATCGGCAAGAATGAAAGGTCGTTGGCCGACCTTAACAGGGGGTTGATGATGTCAAAACGATACCAGGACAAAAAATCCCAGGCCGATTGCCTTTTGCAGTTCAGCGAAACTTATAACTACCTTAGCAAATACGAAGAGATACTGAATTCTGCGAAAGAATCCCTTTTGCTCTATCAGGAGATAGACGATAAAAAGGGTCAGGCAGTAAGCCTCAACAATGTCGGCTATGTGCATGATAGTCTTGGCAATTATCCCAAGGGGCTTGAGTATTATACTAAGTCCTTGAAGATACAAGAGGAGATAGGCGACCGATACAGTCAGGCAGCAAGCCTCATCAATATCGGCTATGTGCAGAATATGCTTGGCGATTATCCCAAGGCGCTTGAATATTGGACAAAGTCCTTGAAGATACGGGAGGAGATCGGCGACCGGCTGGGTCAGGCAATGAGCCTCAACAATATTGCCAGAACTTATCTTGAGCAGGAGAAATATGAGGAGGCGAGGGATTATCTGACCAGGGCCGAAAAGATTGCCGGAGAAATCGGGGCCAAAGAACTTTTGCGGAGGATTTATGTTTCCTTTGGGGAATTGGGAATGGCAGAGACCGCGTTTTCTGTCATTCCTGCGGAAGCAGGAATCCATAAAGACCTGGATTCCCACTTTCGTGGGAATGACATTAGTGCCGCTATAGAATACGCAGAACAGGCTTTACAACTTGCCGAGGAACTGAAGTCAAAGACAGGCAAAGCCGAGGCCCTTCTTTTACAGGCCAGAATAGAAAAGGCCGAAAGTAAATTCAAGGAAGCAATAGCAATATTTGAGGAACTGAAACAACCGTTTGAAACAGCCAAAGCGTATTACTATTACGGCCGGATGCTTACGTCCAGAATACGGAAGCCAGAATGCCGGACACAGGAAAATACAAAAGAGGCCGAGGAATATCTGCAGAAGGCAAGGGAAATATTCGAAAAAATAGGGGCCAAGGGATGGCTTAAGAAAGTGCAGGCGGGCTGA
- a CDS encoding site-specific DNA-methyltransferase has product MIEIPIKPVIKTNELDKIIHTFKKYSKYDIFLKIDDDIAKIFLHSLDFAAFKSEIDFILHNYSGDSPAIAFFETLLSQIESIKSYGLKGTKRVYVGYNDERKVKNRLAKETKRQQYYYAQDNNFSSENTDLPDKYINKIICGDSKLVLSDLPNNCIDIVVTSPPYNFGLDYSDTQDAHHWDNYFTRLFSVFDECVRVVKYGGRIIVNVQPLFSDYIPTHHIISNYFINKKLIWKSEILWEKNNYNCKYTAWGSWKSPSNPYLKYTWEFLEVFCKGSLKKEGKTSNADITGDEFKKWVLAVWKIAPERNMKEYGHPAMFPEELITRALKLFSFKNDIVLDPFNGAGTTTLVAKKLNRRYLGIDISEQYCKAAEKRVESILL; this is encoded by the coding sequence ATGATAGAAATACCTATTAAGCCGGTTATTAAAACAAACGAGCTTGATAAAATAATTCATACTTTTAAAAAGTATAGCAAGTATGATATATTTTTGAAAATAGATGATGATATTGCAAAAATATTTTTGCACAGTTTAGATTTTGCGGCTTTTAAAAGCGAGATCGACTTTATTTTACATAATTACTCCGGGGATAGTCCAGCCATTGCATTTTTTGAGACTCTGCTTTCCCAAATTGAAAGTATCAAGAGTTATGGTTTAAAAGGCACAAAAAGAGTATATGTGGGTTACAACGATGAACGAAAAGTTAAAAACAGATTAGCAAAGGAAACTAAAAGGCAACAGTATTATTACGCCCAAGACAATAATTTTTCCTCAGAAAATACTGATTTGCCCGACAAATATATCAATAAAATAATTTGCGGCGACAGTAAGTTGGTGCTATCTGATTTGCCGAACAATTGTATTGATATCGTTGTTACTTCACCGCCATACAACTTTGGACTAGATTATTCCGACACACAAGACGCCCATCACTGGGACAACTATTTCACCCGGTTGTTTTCCGTTTTTGATGAATGCGTAAGGGTCGTAAAATATGGCGGGCGTATTATCGTTAATGTTCAGCCATTATTTTCCGATTACATACCGACCCATCACATTATAAGTAATTATTTTATTAATAAGAAATTAATTTGGAAGAGCGAAATACTCTGGGAAAAAAATAATTACAATTGCAAATATACCGCTTGGGGCAGTTGGAAAAGTCCCAGCAATCCTTATTTAAAATATACCTGGGAATTTTTAGAAGTATTTTGCAAGGGCAGTTTAAAAAAAGAAGGCAAAACCAGCAATGCAGATATAACGGGGGACGAATTTAAAAAATGGGTTTTAGCCGTGTGGAAAATTGCTCCTGAAAGAAATATGAAAGAATATGGTCATCCCGCTATGTTCCCCGAAGAACTAATTACACGCGCTTTAAAATTGTTTAGTTTTAAAAACGACATCGTACTTGATCCATTTAATGGCGCAGGGACGACTACGCTGGTTGCAAAAAAATTAAATAGAAGATATTTGGGCATTGATATATCCGAACAATATTGTAAAGCAGCCGAGAAACGCGTAGAATCTATTTTACTTTAA
- the gcvT gene encoding glycine cleavage system aminomethyltransferase GcvT: MENKTPFYEHHVKAGAKMVPFAGFMMPVQYHGIIEEHRHVRSAAGLFDVSHMGEIEVRGPAALKFVSYVTVNDPAALAVDQVQYSAMCYQDGGIVDDLLVYRFPEHFFLVVNASNLAKDFAWLQEQVRSAVRHDPDSGQAKGFDVSLKNTSNEVAQLALQGPKSEPLLQKICDLKLSDMKFYWFKVGKVDGIEMIVSRTGYTGEDGFELYFDIKYADQIWEALFKAGKEFDLRPIGLGARDSLRLEMKYCLYGNDIDQTTSPLEAGLGWITKLKKAGEFNGREVLLKQKAEGVKRKLIGFEVEGNAFPRQHYKVIKSGEQIGEVTSGVFSPSVSRGIGMAYVETEFSKTGDTFEVEVRGKPVPAKGVETPFYKHGTHK; this comes from the coding sequence ATGGAGAACAAGACTCCGTTCTACGAACATCACGTCAAAGCCGGCGCCAAGATGGTGCCCTTCGCCGGATTTATGATGCCGGTGCAGTACCATGGCATCATCGAGGAGCACCGCCACGTCAGATCCGCCGCCGGGCTGTTCGACGTCTCCCACATGGGCGAGATAGAAGTCCGGGGCCCCGCTGCCCTGAAATTCGTTTCCTACGTCACGGTCAACGATCCCGCGGCTTTGGCAGTGGACCAGGTCCAATACTCGGCCATGTGCTACCAGGACGGCGGCATAGTCGACGACCTGCTGGTCTACCGCTTCCCCGAGCACTTCTTTTTGGTTGTCAACGCCTCCAACCTGGCCAAGGATTTTGCCTGGCTCCAGGAGCAGGTCCGTTCGGCGGTCCGGCACGATCCGGACTCAGGGCAGGCCAAGGGGTTTGATGTCTCCCTAAAAAATACTAGCAACGAAGTCGCCCAGCTGGCGCTGCAGGGGCCCAAGTCGGAACCCTTACTCCAGAAGATCTGCGACTTAAAGCTTTCGGACATGAAGTTCTACTGGTTCAAGGTGGGAAAAGTTGACGGGATAGAGATGATAGTCTCCCGCACCGGCTATACCGGCGAGGACGGGTTTGAGCTGTATTTCGACATCAAATACGCCGATCAGATTTGGGAAGCCCTTTTCAAAGCGGGCAAGGAGTTTGACCTGCGGCCCATCGGGCTGGGGGCCAGGGACAGTTTAAGGCTAGAGATGAAATACTGTCTCTATGGCAACGACATCGACCAGACCACCTCTCCGTTGGAAGCAGGCCTGGGTTGGATCACCAAGCTGAAAAAAGCCGGGGAATTCAATGGCCGGGAGGTCCTCCTAAAGCAGAAAGCGGAAGGCGTAAAGCGGAAATTGATCGGGTTCGAGGTCGAGGGCAACGCTTTCCCGCGCCAGCACTACAAAGTCATAAAGTCCGGGGAGCAGATCGGTGAGGTAACCAGCGGCGTGTTTTCGCCCTCGGTGTCGCGCGGCATCGGCATGGCCTATGTCGAAACGGAATTCTCCAAGACTGGCGATACCTTCGAGGTTGAGGTCCGCGGCAAACCCGTTCCCGCGAAGGGCGTGGAGACGCCGTTCTACAAGCACGGCACGCATAAGTAA
- a CDS encoding tetratricopeptide repeat protein, with translation MAKTVNNRPDHGRIIHILLNRAQVLGLIGRNERALKDLEKGLLISGKCHDKKCQADCLLQFSDVYSCIGKYEEMLNPTKESLLLYQEIKDKKGQADSLNNIGAVHDSLGDYPQALEYYDKSLKIREEIGDRKGQAISLSNIGLAHHSLGDYPQALEYYTKSLKIDEEIGDRQGQATSLNNIGYAHNNLGDYPQALEYYIKSLKIREDIGDRYGQANSLNNIGAVHRVLGDYSQALEHYIKSLKIQEEIGDRDNQATSLNNIGYVHNNLGDYSQALEYYAKSLKIQEEIGDRKGQARSLNNIARIYLEQEKYEESRDYLIRAEKIAGEIGAKELLRRIYVSFGELEIGVSNLDAAENYAAQALQLAGELNSKAGRAEALLLQARIEKDEDKFKEALEIFKELKQPLETAKACYYYGQALGRLEKTVEAREIFEKLGAKGWLAKIGSRDI, from the coding sequence ATGGCTAAAACCGTAAATAACCGGCCCGATCACGGAAGGATAATCCACATCCTGCTAAACCGGGCCCAGGTGCTGGGCTTGATCGGCCGGAATGAACGGGCGCTTAAAGATCTGGAAAAGGGTCTTTTGATATCCGGGAAATGCCATGACAAAAAATGCCAGGCCGATTGCCTTTTGCAGTTCAGCGATGTTTATAGTTGCATCGGCAAATACGAGGAAATGCTAAACCCGACGAAAGAATCCCTTTTGCTCTATCAGGAGATAAAAGATAAAAAAGGCCAGGCCGACAGCCTTAACAATATCGGAGCCGTGCATGACAGCCTTGGCGATTATCCCCAGGCCCTTGAATATTATGACAAATCCTTGAAGATACGAGAGGAAATAGGCGACCGGAAGGGTCAGGCAATAAGCCTCAGCAATATCGGCTTGGCGCATCACAGTCTTGGCGATTATCCCCAGGCGCTTGAATATTACACCAAGTCTTTGAAGATAGATGAGGAAATAGGCGACCGGCAGGGTCAGGCAACCAGCCTCAACAATATCGGCTATGCGCATAATAATCTTGGCGATTATCCCCAGGCGCTTGAATATTATATCAAATCCTTAAAGATACGAGAGGATATTGGCGACCGATACGGTCAGGCAAATAGCCTCAACAATATCGGAGCTGTGCATCGTGTTCTGGGCGATTATTCCCAGGCGCTTGAACATTATATCAAATCCTTGAAGATACAAGAGGAGATCGGCGACCGAGATAATCAGGCAACAAGCCTCAACAATATCGGCTATGTCCATAATAATCTTGGCGATTATTCCCAGGCCCTTGAATATTATGCCAAATCATTGAAGATACAGGAGGAGATAGGCGACCGAAAGGGTCAGGCAAGAAGCCTCAACAATATTGCCAGAATTTATCTTGAGCAGGAGAAATATGAGGAATCAAGAGATTATCTGATCAGGGCTGAAAAGATTGCCGGAGAAATCGGGGCCAAAGAACTTTTGCGGAGGATTTATGTTTCCTTTGGGGAATTGGAAATCGGCGTTAGCAACCTTGATGCTGCCGAAAATTATGCGGCACAGGCTTTACAACTGGCCGGAGAATTAAATTCAAAAGCCGGTCGGGCCGAGGCCCTTCTTTTGCAGGCCAGAATAGAAAAGGATGAGGATAAATTTAAGGAAGCTTTAGAGATTTTCAAGGAACTAAAGCAGCCGCTGGAAACCGCCAAGGCCTGTTATTATTACGGGCAAGCCCTGGGCAGACTTGAAAAAACAGTGGAGGCCAGGGAAATTTTTGAAAAACTGGGGGCCAAAGGCTGGCTGGCAAAGATAGGCTCCAGAGATATATGA
- a CDS encoding restriction endonuclease, translated as MKANKQTEALIKAYNLLVKGIETKANEDEERAYGGTIRAGKGLLVENIGKQIIEIAWADLGANPKRLSFVKKPIKIPLRQDYLKRIQSQEIIDWIRSNVKDFYYAIKTDIHVNIDDDIILGIECKAYTENAMIKRILVDFTLLKQVHPDLMCALLQLESQLTGDYSKPSQRVIFGSHSTHTLLSYFDIALNIVTLLEGERKVDEPIHKPEYYKKLEEKNLLKAVEIFKGLLKDRV; from the coding sequence ATGAAAGCTAACAAACAGACTGAAGCCTTAATCAAGGCCTATAATTTATTAGTTAAGGGCATTGAGACCAAAGCTAATGAAGACGAGGAAAGGGCTTATGGCGGTACGATTAGAGCCGGCAAGGGGCTTTTGGTCGAAAATATTGGCAAACAAATTATTGAAATTGCCTGGGCAGATTTGGGTGCAAATCCTAAAAGATTGTCCTTTGTCAAGAAACCCATAAAAATACCTTTAAGACAGGATTACTTAAAAAGAATACAGAGCCAGGAAATTATAGATTGGATAAGATCAAACGTAAAAGATTTTTATTACGCCATTAAAACAGATATCCACGTTAATATTGACGATGATATTATTTTGGGTATAGAGTGCAAAGCATATACTGAAAATGCCATGATCAAAAGAATATTAGTTGACTTCACTCTTTTAAAACAAGTTCACCCAGACCTTATGTGTGCCTTACTTCAATTGGAGAGCCAATTAACCGGTGATTATTCAAAACCCAGCCAGAGAGTAATTTTTGGAAGCCATAGTACACATACTTTGTTATCGTATTTTGACATTGCTTTAAACATTGTTACGTTGTTAGAAGGCGAGAGAAAGGTTGATGAGCCTATACATAAGCCTGAATATTATAAAAAATTAGAAGAGAAAAATCTTTTAAAAGCTGTTGAAATATTTAAAGGATTACTGAAAGACCGGGTATAA
- a CDS encoding glucose-6-phosphate isomerase: protein MSELKIRFDFNNLMSEKLGDHGIPYSQIEKSGLQAAQASEWFYRQRAKGKMDFFDLPAKTEHLKSSLALAKMLKGKFTDLAALGIGGSALGTAAVQAALNPWSYNYQDKKALQGRPRLWVLDNIDPEKLKSIQFLWNPKTTLVNVISKSGATAETSAQFLWLKAWLFKSLGTRWKNNMVITTDPEEGILRQIVRAEGLYSLEVPSGVGGRFSVLTPVGLFPLAMAGVDVKGLISGAAAMRKRTLDENPWRNPARLYALMQYLLYQKGYRINVMMPYSDSLYLLADWFRQLWAESLGKRTNFKNEVVETGPTPIKALGATDQHSQIQLYAEGPRDKSVTFIKVEKFRCSLPIPKGYHKIKNLAYLSGHDFGELLNAEQRATAMALAKNGRPNCCFIIPRITAPVIGQLMFLLETATAYAGGLFGVNPMDQPGVEEGKRYAYGLMGKDGFANRKVEVEKFEKGGLGKYIV, encoded by the coding sequence ATGTCCGAACTTAAGATTAGATTTGATTTCAACAACCTGATGTCCGAGAAGCTGGGAGACCACGGGATACCCTACTCCCAGATCGAAAAATCCGGGCTGCAGGCGGCCCAGGCCTCGGAATGGTTCTATCGCCAGCGGGCCAAGGGGAAAATGGACTTCTTTGACCTGCCGGCAAAAACCGAACATTTAAAATCCTCGCTGGCCCTGGCCAAAATGCTGAAGGGCAAATTTACCGACCTGGCGGCGCTGGGCATCGGGGGCTCGGCCCTGGGCACGGCGGCGGTGCAGGCGGCCTTAAATCCTTGGAGCTACAACTATCAGGATAAAAAAGCGCTGCAGGGGCGGCCCCGGCTATGGGTGCTGGATAACATAGATCCTGAAAAACTGAAAAGCATCCAGTTCTTATGGAATCCCAAAACCACCCTGGTAAACGTCATCAGCAAGTCGGGGGCCACCGCTGAGACCAGCGCCCAGTTCCTGTGGCTTAAGGCCTGGCTGTTCAAATCGCTGGGTACCAGGTGGAAGAACAATATGGTGATCACCACCGACCCCGAGGAGGGAATCTTAAGACAGATAGTCCGCGCAGAGGGGCTTTACAGCCTGGAGGTTCCGTCAGGCGTGGGCGGCCGGTTTTCGGTCCTGACCCCGGTGGGGCTTTTTCCCCTGGCCATGGCAGGAGTGGACGTCAAAGGCCTTATTTCCGGGGCGGCTGCCATGCGCAAACGAACCCTTGATGAAAACCCCTGGCGCAATCCGGCCCGGCTCTATGCCCTGATGCAATATTTGCTTTATCAGAAAGGCTACCGGATCAATGTGATGATGCCCTATTCCGACAGTCTGTATCTTTTAGCCGACTGGTTCCGCCAGCTGTGGGCCGAGAGCCTGGGCAAAAGAACAAACTTCAAGAACGAGGTGGTGGAGACCGGCCCCACCCCTATCAAGGCGCTGGGGGCCACCGATCAGCATTCCCAGATACAGCTTTATGCCGAGGGGCCGCGCGACAAGTCGGTGACCTTCATCAAGGTGGAGAAATTCCGTTGCTCCCTGCCCATCCCCAAAGGATATCACAAAATCAAAAACCTGGCCTATTTGAGCGGGCACGATTTCGGGGAGCTTCTTAACGCCGAGCAAAGGGCCACTGCCATGGCCCTGGCCAAGAACGGGCGGCCCAACTGCTGCTTCATAATTCCCCGGATCACCGCTCCGGTCATCGGCCAGCTGATGTTTCTTTTAGAGACGGCCACCGCCTATGCCGGGGGTTTGTTCGGGGTCAACCCCATGGACCAGCCGGGAGTGGAGGAGGGCAAGCGCTACGCCTACGGCCTGATGGGCAAGGACGGCTTCGCCAACCGCAAAGTGGAAGTGGAAAAATTTGAAAAGGGCGGCTTGGGGAAATACATCGTATAA
- the dacB gene encoding D-alanyl-D-alanine carboxypeptidase/D-alanyl-D-alanine-endopeptidase produces MRNNNINIAFAALLVLGLAGCGGHSVVKQEPLTATIVPDSMAIKRARLASGIDSLLADSSLWQAQCGLYLIELNGSHPLYARNQDQLFIPASVNKIFTTAAALYDLGPSRQFMTAVYGDSLWIGGKLKGDIYLKGFGDPLLSYSDLEALAFRLKSRGITQISGDLLADASYLDTVKYGAGWMWDEGPHAYNAPISALSCNQNIFETSLRPSSKVGRQASVNVSPDLPYLNIQNRVVTSRSGVKRKIKAERTHYNGKDIFTLTGHLPQDDSVQYNSFSVSEPALYCGALFVQALQKQGIKFNGRVKKGETPEALTCLAWHNSPPLYAMIQKMNKESDNFIAEMLFRQVSKDSSAFGSPDSDTLNGVEENLHRMGFVPGSFRVADGSGLSRYNLCYPRQVAEVLTTLYNDPLLQTELLEALPVAGVDGTLYRRMQNGGAPIKVRAKTGTMTGVSCLAGFAFSPGRKVYCFAMMFNNYPGKATEVRRIQDAILGRLLEIAP; encoded by the coding sequence ATGCGTAATAACAATATCAATATTGCTTTTGCGGCCCTGCTGGTCTTGGGCTTGGCCGGCTGCGGGGGACACTCGGTCGTAAAACAGGAACCGCTGACGGCCACCATCGTTCCGGACAGCATGGCTATTAAACGGGCCCGGCTGGCCTCAGGCATAGACTCGCTTTTGGCCGACAGCTCCCTGTGGCAGGCTCAGTGCGGACTGTATCTGATAGAACTGAACGGCTCTCATCCTCTCTATGCCAGGAACCAGGACCAGCTTTTCATCCCGGCCTCGGTCAATAAAATATTCACCACCGCCGCCGCCCTGTACGACCTGGGGCCGTCCCGCCAGTTTATGACGGCGGTTTACGGCGACTCTCTATGGATCGGAGGAAAGCTCAAAGGGGATATCTACTTAAAGGGGTTCGGCGACCCCCTGCTTTCTTATTCCGATCTGGAGGCCCTGGCTTTCCGGCTCAAATCGCGGGGCATTACCCAAATATCAGGAGACCTGTTAGCGGACGCCTCGTATCTGGACACGGTCAAATACGGGGCGGGCTGGATGTGGGACGAAGGCCCTCATGCCTACAATGCCCCCATTTCGGCCCTGTCCTGCAACCAGAATATCTTTGAAACAAGCTTAAGGCCGTCCTCAAAAGTAGGCCGCCAGGCCTCGGTCAATGTCAGCCCCGACCTGCCCTATTTAAATATCCAAAACCGGGTTGTAACCAGCCGGTCTGGGGTAAAAAGGAAGATCAAAGCCGAGCGCACCCATTACAATGGGAAAGACATCTTCACTCTTACCGGACATCTGCCCCAGGATGACTCGGTGCAGTATAATTCGTTCAGCGTCTCCGAGCCGGCCTTGTACTGCGGGGCCCTGTTCGTCCAGGCCCTGCAAAAACAGGGGATCAAATTCAACGGCCGGGTCAAGAAAGGCGAAACCCCGGAAGCTTTGACCTGCCTGGCCTGGCACAATTCGCCTCCGCTGTATGCCATGATCCAGAAAATGAACAAGGAAAGCGACAACTTCATCGCCGAGATGCTTTTTAGACAGGTCTCCAAGGACAGCTCCGCCTTCGGGTCTCCGGATTCCGACACCCTGAACGGAGTGGAAGAAAACCTGCACCGGATGGGTTTTGTTCCCGGGAGTTTCAGGGTAGCCGACGGCTCCGGACTTTCCCGCTATAATTTGTGCTATCCCCGCCAGGTGGCCGAGGTGCTGACAACGCTGTATAACGATCCCTTATTGCAGACCGAACTGTTGGAGGCCCTGCCGGTGGCCGGGGTGGACGGCACTCTTTACCGCCGGATGCAGAACGGCGGCGCCCCAATAAAGGTGCGGGCCAAGACCGGCACCATGACCGGGGTCTCCTGCCTGGCCGGCTTTGCCTTTTCTCCCGGCCGGAAAGTTTACTGCTTTGCCATGATGTTCAACAATTATCCCGGCAAGGCCACCGAGGTCCGGCGGATACAGGATGCGATCCTGGGAAGACTGCTGGAGATAGCGCCTTGA
- a CDS encoding tetratricopeptide repeat protein, giving the protein MASSAANRVIDYRRLIHILQHRAEVLNLVGRNNQALHDIEIGLRHARTNGDRQAEADCLRQSSGVYGDISRNDVSLRLAEDALRLYREIGDSRGETESINSIGCAREGLGDYHLALERYTDSLRISMATGDRRGQADSLGSLGNVHNSLGEYPAALSRYGECAGIFQQIGDRRGQATCLNNIGLVHNRLGDQTAALEHYTGALEAYRQIGDRRGQAYCLNNIGLVHNGRGEYRAALDCYTRSLRIKQEIGDRSGQAMSLNNIGIMHHNLGDFPAAEACFVQAHEIAEETGDRRGLALCCNNLGNVHQSQGVHRSALEDHQRSLEIRREIGDRSGQAISLVNIGRIEHEAGDLATAERHILAAGEIAQKTGERELLRRVAVAQGSLELEQWLGQPGRDLGTLEIIGRQHAEQALELARALSSRMGTGEALLLRARITAAAGKWQVSEGEFMEAISAFREIEQPLELAKAYYYYGEMLTSRIRKPECRTQENTKEAGEYLHKAREIFERIGARGWLARTEDA; this is encoded by the coding sequence ATGGCGTCGTCAGCGGCCAATCGCGTCATTGATTACCGTCGTCTGATTCATATTCTCCAGCATCGGGCCGAGGTGCTGAACCTTGTGGGCCGGAACAACCAGGCGCTGCACGACATCGAAATCGGGCTGCGCCACGCCCGGACGAACGGCGATCGCCAGGCCGAGGCTGACTGTCTGCGGCAGTCGAGCGGGGTTTACGGTGACATCAGCCGTAACGACGTATCGCTGCGGCTGGCCGAGGATGCCTTGCGCCTATACCGCGAGATTGGCGACAGCCGGGGCGAAACGGAAAGCATAAACAGCATCGGTTGCGCCCGCGAGGGTTTGGGCGACTACCACTTGGCGCTGGAGCGCTACACCGACTCGCTGCGGATCAGCATGGCCACCGGTGACCGCCGGGGCCAGGCCGACAGCCTCGGCAGCCTTGGCAACGTGCACAACAGCCTGGGCGAGTATCCGGCAGCGCTGTCGCGCTACGGCGAGTGCGCGGGGATCTTTCAGCAGATCGGAGACCGCCGCGGCCAGGCGACCTGTCTTAACAACATCGGCCTGGTGCACAACCGGCTGGGCGACCAAACCGCCGCCCTTGAGCATTACACGGGGGCGCTTGAGGCCTATCGCCAGATCGGCGACCGTCGGGGCCAGGCTTATTGTCTCAACAACATAGGCTTGGTGCATAACGGCCGGGGCGAGTACCGCGCCGCCCTCGACTGCTACACCCGGTCGTTGCGGATCAAGCAGGAGATCGGGGACCGCAGCGGCCAGGCGATGAGCTTAAACAACATCGGCATCATGCATCACAACCTGGGCGACTTTCCGGCCGCAGAAGCCTGTTTCGTGCAGGCGCACGAGATAGCCGAAGAAACCGGCGACCGCCGGGGCTTGGCCCTTTGCTGCAACAATTTAGGCAACGTGCACCAGAGCCAAGGCGTTCATCGCTCCGCCCTTGAGGACCATCAACGCTCGCTGGAGATCAGGCGCGAGATCGGGGACCGCAGCGGCCAAGCTATAAGCCTTGTCAACATTGGCAGGATAGAGCACGAGGCGGGCGACCTGGCCACAGCGGAACGGCATATCCTGGCTGCCGGGGAAATCGCGCAGAAGACCGGCGAACGGGAACTGCTGCGCCGAGTAGCGGTCGCACAGGGATCGCTGGAACTGGAACAATGGCTGGGACAGCCCGGTCGAGACCTGGGGACCCTGGAGATTATCGGGAGACAACACGCGGAGCAGGCGCTGGAACTGGCGCGGGCGCTGAGCTCGAGAATGGGGACGGGCGAAGCATTGTTGCTGCGGGCCCGGATTACCGCGGCAGCGGGCAAATGGCAAGTGTCCGAGGGCGAATTTATGGAAGCGATCTCGGCCTTCAGGGAAATAGAGCAACCGTTGGAGCTGGCAAAGGCATACTATTATTATGGCGAAATGCTTACGTCCAGAATACGGAAGCCAGAATGCCGGACACAGGAAAATACTAAAGAAGCCGGGGAATATCTGCACAAGGCCAGGGAAATTTTTGAAAGAATCGGGGCCAGGGGATGGTTGGCCAGAACTGAGGACGCCTGA